cacacagacatacatccTATTCCTTATCTGGGTTGATATACGTGGTGCTCTTCTTTTCAGGTCCTCTACTCTCCACACTCTCACTTCCTCCCTGTtgccctctatcattctctaccatccttcatccatccatatttttcctcctcctccctctccgccaccccaccacaccagagagtgtgtgagaatgactggatgagagagagagagagagagagagagagagagagagagagagagagagtgatggctGTGGTGCGTATGCAGGGTGCTTTTAGGCCCAGTCTATAAATCTGACGGACGGTGCTCATAACGAGCCTACACCGAGTGGTTTTATTCCTTCATAGATCCCTCAAACAGGGCACAGCTGGACCCAGAGATTACACCCAGACAGGGATAGATCGAGAGGGAAGAACggcgggagggagggacagacgaAGGGAAAGCAACATATCCTCTatattctcctctattctctcccagGGGTGACCTGATGTGTTACACGTGATCAGTTGCCACAGAGTGCGCCGCTCTCATTCCACAGCAGCCAGCTAGAGACCATGTCTGATGAACACATGCGGCGTACGTGTCTGATGAGAGGCATATTTCCTACGTGTCCAACAACCAGGCAGAGACCTAACGACTAGAGCCGTACGCTGTGTAATGAAATGTGTTAACACTGGAGGGAGGCTGTATGCCATACAGTGCACTGAGCCCTATCCAGCAGAATGCATTCATGTCATCTAGTGCACAAGGACACTACCCAGTCGGAACAGGCCACCTGCTCTTGATGGATAAGGGTGCCTAATCTCTGTGACATGGGCAGAATTTATGGACAGGATAATTGGGTCCTGTGGCAGTGTAGCACTGAGGGGGACGGATTTGCACGGAAGATGTCAAGGTTCCTCCATCTCcaattgtctgtctgtgtgctccACATTCACTTTCCTTCCCACTACCCCCCTCTGTCTCCCAGTTCACGCGAGACTATTTGCAAATAAGTATCCCTCAGGGCGGAAGGCCTGATGTGTGTTAATCCTAGAGCCTAGAGGGGTACGCGCGGTGCGCCAGCAACCGAAAGGTCTCTGGTTCGCATCCCCGAGCCGACGAAATGAAAAATCCGTTGATGTGCCATTGCTCCTGTAATTAATTTGGGATAAGGCACACAACTGTGGGacgtattggagtcaacatgcgCCAGCGTCACTGTTGAATgattttgacaccttgtagtcctGGCGAGTTGAGGATCTTCTTacgggcaaaagggggtgcaactcaatattaggaaggtgttccgaaagttttgtacacagtgtatgtctgctgcagagagacaataGGGCATCGGCTCACTTTTTATTTTTAAAggtggagaacaagctataggatgaagGTTACcagagttttggtgcaggtacagccgacAAGCGCTAGCTAATGCTCatttttatatattattttatttacttacAAATTGATCAAATACAATATACTGaaaaaaatatactgaacaaaaatatcaatgcaacatgtaaagtgttggtatgAACCTAGGACTATTTctagaggcatggagaggcagccgttagttattatgcccccagcccctggaatagcctgccagagaacctgagggggacgaaactgtggacatatttaaaagaGATCTTGAAACACACCTTTTTAATTTTGCTTTTCCTCGGGGTGCTTTTAGTCACTCCGTTTGTATCGTTATTCTTTAGTTTTGATCCttttatgtttgttgtgtagtttTATTTCTTCCTTTTTTTGTTTGCTTTGAAGCACATTGAATTCCATGTCTGAAATCTGCTGtgtaaataaagcttgatttgatatgatttgatgagctgaaataaaatatcccagaaatgttccatatacacaaagtgagcatttctcctttgtcaagataattcatccacctgacaggtgtggcatatcaagaagctgattaaacagcaggatcattacacaggtgcaccttgtgctggggaatataaaaggccactctgaaatgtgcagttgtgtcacacagcccaatgccacagatatctcaagttttgatggagcgagcaattggcatgctgactgcaggaatgtccaccagagctgttgacagagaatttaattttaatttctctaccacaagCTGCAACGTCAttatagagaatttggcagtacgtccaaccgggcCTCAtaacagcagaccacgtgtaaccacgtcagcccaggacctccacatccggcttctttacctgtgggattgtctgagggggggggggtgctgaggagtatttctgtctgaaaTATAGCCCTATTGTGGGgggaaactcattctgattggctgggcctgactccccagggCGTGGCTGTGCCCttgcccagtcatatgaaatccatagactacggaccaatgaatttatttaaattgaccgatttccttacATGTAACTCAGCAGAAAATGTGTCATTtcgcatttatatttttgatcaggATAATATGACGATACGTAACTATACATCCCCCCCCCATCACAAGTTACAGGGTCCTCAGGTGCATGACCCCAGAAGTGTATATAGGAAACCCAAGGGCACATGTATTACACAGGTATTAATGTAACATTACCACATCAAATGACTAAACTCCAGTCCCACGGTGAAGGAGGTTTCTGATGAACACATCAACGGAGTGAAGCTGAGACCAGGCTTTGTGGTATTCAGCTCCGGCTACATCGACTCGCCCCAACGTCAATAGTAATTACGTAACGCTTATCTTGTACCTATGTTTGTGCTGTGTAGTGGAGTGCCTGTCTTTGATTGCTGAAATCCATACTTTTTCAATAAATGTTAACCAAATACAATCAGACTGTTTGCTCATTGCCGCTTCTGTAAGACGACTCAGTGCCAATGCACGTGCCAATTGAATCTCAACAAGGAAGCAGCCTGTGGTTGTATTTGATTCACGCTTATTGAAAGTATGGATTTCAGTAAACAAAGAAAAGGCACCCAACTAGAGGGCAAACATAGGTACAAGGTTAGCGTTTCACCGTTTACATTTTGTCGACATTGGGCAAATGGATGTGGCTGAATTCCACAAAGCCTAGTCTCTACTCCACTCCCTTGGTGGGGTTCATCAGAAAAGTGGAAATTAGTCAGCTACATAAAATGGTACTTGGGTAAAAGCCTGGGGGTGTAGGAAACCACTCCTGGGTAGACCACACTAGTGAACCTCCCATATGTGCCTTGGTCAGAGGTGCACCGGAGGGGGGAGTCAGAGGTGCACGGAGGGGGGAGTCAGAGGTGCACGGAGGGGGGAGTCAGAGGTGCACGGAGGGGGGAGTCAGAGGTGCACAGAGGGGGGAGTCAGAGGTGCACGGAGGGGGGAGTCAGAGATGCACAGAGGGGGGAGTCAGAGGTGCATGGAGGGGGGAGTCAGAGGTGCACGGAGGGGGGAGTCAGAGGTGCACGGAGGGGGGAGTCAAAGGTGTACAGAGGGGGGAGTCAGAGGTGCACAGAGGGGGAGTCAGAGGTGCACAGAGGGGGAGTCAGAGGTGCACGGAGGGGGAGTCAGAGGTGTACAGAGGGGGAGTCAGAGGTGCACGGAGGGGGAGTCAGAGGTGTACAGAGGGGGGAGTCAGAGGTGCACAGAGGGGGGAGTCAGAGGTGCACGGAGGGGGGAGTCAGAGGTGCACAGAGGGGGGAGTCAGAGGTGCATGGAGGGGGGAGTCAGAGGTGCACAGAGGGGGGAGTCAGAAGTGCACAGAGGGGGGGTGTTCCTGCTCTCTGCCCTCACCTTGCTCCTCTCAAACAGCTCAGTCTGGATGGTCTTGAGGTCAGTGTCCAGGGCACTGGCCGCCTGCCTCCGTTTACGGGCCAGCTGTTCCTCCAGGTCCTCCGTCTGTGCCCGCAGCTTCTTGTTGTCCCTCTCAAGCGCCAGCTTCTCGGTCTCCAGGCGCTCCCGCCGGCCCCACTCGGCAGCGTTCTCCACCTGCAGCCGCTCCATCTGATgaggagtgggggaggagaggaggggaaaccATGTCAAATCAGAGGGAGAGGACGAGGTCAGAGGGTAAGTTGAATCAACCAATCGCTGTACCAGAGAGCAATATTGGGACGCCTccctgcagtcagtcagtcagagcacCAGTGTCCGGGTCGTGGCAGTAAAGACCTTTGTAAATGCTCTACAAGTGAATGGATGCTACATTAGCACTTTATCATACTCTCCTTTCCTTCAGCCTGCCAGCCACCACAGCAGAGCCATTAAACATTCACAGGGTGTATTCCCACGGCTGATACCCGAGCAGCGCATTGCTTGGGCAATGAggaagaatagaggagaggagaggagaggtgtgaggcACGTGGGGCTGACAGTGGGCTGGTGTAGGGCCCCCGGGGGCCGCTGGGAAAATGTGACACGCTCCTCTGAGGGGGGACAGACGATGGGAGGAGGGCTCTGTAATGAACACTACAAAGGAGAGGACTTGTTCCCCTCCACCATGAGCCACAGTCATGAAATATACTCTCCAAAAATTACAACTTAGTATGTTAGTGACGTACTGCCCATCCAGCCAGCTCCCACTGCCACCATGTTAACTAGTGGATCACATGGACTCAGAGACAAGTGTGCACTTGAGTTCAATTGCTGGTGAATGGGCTGAAGCACCCCCATTAAATGTAAAGGGATTTGAGATCTATAAAACGGTAGAAGTGTGTTTTGTTTAAGCCTCACCTCTGCTCGTAGCTCGGCCAGTTTCTTGTCCATACTAGTGCGTGCCCCCAGCTCATCCTCCAGGTCCTCCGACATACGACCCAACTCATCCTGGTGTATCTCCTTCAACATGTTgagctgagagggagagggagagggagagggagagggagagggagagggagagggagagagagagagagagagagagagagagagagagagagagagagagagagacaggacagagggacagagagagagagacagagagagacagagagagagacagagagagacacagagagagagacagagacagagagagagagagagagagagagagagagagagagagagagagagagagagagagagagagagagagagagagagagagagagagagagagagagagagagagagagagagagagagagagagagagagagagagaggagatggatggaTACAGCCAGACAGCAGGAACATTACAGGTGTTAAGCTCCTTGGTAAGAATGTGGGCACCCATGGACTTAGCGttagttctctctcctcctataaaCTGAGCCACCTTCGAGGATGATACATTCCCATACAACATGACGTTCTCACTCAGCTACAACAGTTTCTCCCGTTAACCTCGGAGATCCCACCGTGGTCCAGGCACATATTACACACCTGCCACATCTCCAccttcacctctccttctctgcacTCTCCTTCTCATCAAAACAGTCATTCCCGCTCTCACTGTTCAAGTCCCTCTTGTcgctcctctccatcttctcctctctcctccaccacctcttgtcctctcctctctgcccttcATGATATCCGGAGAGATTTTTCAGTCTTCACTGACGACCCGGCCAGTCCATTCACGGTTTTCCAATGACATcgacgggcacacacacacacacacacacacacacacacacacacacacacacacacacacacacacacacacacacagagcttgtCTGCATTGAGCACAGAGTGCCTCCTAGTGGCTGTCTCTTGtaaacacacaccctctctctgagCCGGCGGCTCTGGCTCTTTGACGCTGCCGTCTCAgcgggtgtgtctgtgtgaggtGGATGTGTGCCAGTCTGCCAGGCTGTATTGACGTAGGTACGGACCATATTCCCAAGGCCAATATGGCGCCAACTCTTCTCAGACCACCAGGATGAAAGGGCTGACGTTTGATGCCTTTGACCCCGTTTGATGCGTGGCCTCGGAGGGCCACGTATACGTCCCCTGGACGGTTGTTGGGGGATTAGAAGGTAAAGGTGACCCTCGGATCTCACCTGTTTCATGGCTTCCTGCTTGGTCTTGTTCTGCTCCTCGTATTTGAGTTTCCATTGGTTCAGCTCTGTTTCCAGCTTTTCTATGCTCTTACTGAGTGCATGCTTGTccctggggagagaagagagttggttAAATACTGCTCTAGCAACATAGGTGATGACTATTCAACAGAGATAGATCCCAAACCTTCCGAGAACAATCTCAAACACATGCACAATATTAGTTCTGAATATTTAATACAGGAAAATAGCTGTGCCTATTCAATATGTTTTTGAAGGAAGAGACTTGACAGAACCCGTGTCCCCGAAATACTATGTAACCATGTTGCCATCAAAACAGAGTTGGATAGATGTTATGATTTAACTAAAAGTGACAGCTGACTTCAATATTCTGGGTGAATATAAATGTCTTCTCCTGAGGTCAACAGGGTGCCCATGGCACTGACAGAATGAATGTTCCAGAATAGCCCAACAGAAACCAGTCTTACAGACAGACGGGCTCTGCCAGACTGTTGGACCTGAAGATGCAGACCAATCAGCAGCCTCCAGAGAGCTCAGAAAACAGTTATGATTCGAATGGAAAAGATAATGGGGCTGATGGTAGTGTTGGCGAGAGCGGGAAGTTGCAGCGGTGCCAGAGCTGAGCTCAGGCAAAAAACAGGAGGCTCTATTTGTAAATTATGAGACTGGCATCTCAGCCAACggtggaacagaggagagacagagcagtTACTCGTGGACACTTTCTACACACTCAACGTGAATGCTAATTTCCATACGAGCCATAATATATCTGATGAAAGCACCTTCACATAATTTAACAGTCCTCAACCTCTCTAAATATTGCCCTCCTTCAGTCTCGTTCCCTCCTCCCTCGATCCCCTCTCCTTACTCGCGTTCTTTGAGCAGGACCTTCTGTGATTCGTCGAGGCGGAGCTGGAGGGCGTTGATCTTGCCCGGGTCCTCCTCCATGGCAGCGATGTCATCCCAGAGCAGCCGGCTGCGGTCCTGACGGCTCAGGGCAGAGCGCAGGCTGCTGGCACTACGGGCGTCCCACGAGTCTGGACCTTCCGCCTTGGACCTCAGCACGGACTCCAACAGCTCCAGCTCctagggggaagggagagatagaaggaaaGAAACAATGACAGAGGATCGAGaaagtggaagggagggagggaggggcagacaGAGGGCGTAAGGAAAAGGGAGAATCCGGGAGAATaaccaaagagaagagaggaatgaggaAGAGGGATATATGCAATTTcattcactgttagtctacacctgttgtttacgaagcatatgacaaatcaaatttgatttgattagatgaACCATGCAGTGGAGTCACTCCACTCTGAAACCCCGACGTCAGCCATCACAGCTCCACTCCAAGAGAGAAGGCTGGAGAGCGAAACACACTCCGGGACGCAAATATTTACTTTTCTTAATTAAACCCCACCAGGGAGACAGGTTTTTTCCTAACTCAACAGCGCCGGTACAGCAGCTATCATATTACACCCTATCCCAATTCCCTGTCTATAAAAATTTAACTCCCAGGACGTTTGACGGAGAAATCAAAAACTTTTTCAACCACATCtttttcttctcttccttctcttcctgtctctgggAACCGCGCAGGGCTCCGGACCCTCTGCCaacctcctgttagtgagagagcTGAGCACAAGAGCACAACCATCCGATTGAAGGAAAAACACAGGCTGTTACCAGTGGTGGCCAGCAGGGGGACCTAGAGGCTCATGTATGAGGTGGAGGTGAGCGAGCAGCCGCTGCTCCTCTCACTCAACCCGCCACACGTGGAAGCACTCATCGTGTCTGtgtaagacagagggagagaacaaTGGAGGGGCAGGAAATGGGATTGTATGTGAGCATCCCCACAATGCCCAGCTCATTTTCATGCTGCTGTTTATCCAACAGTGATTTATTATGCATGGCCAGCTGCTTGCCTAGGGGGAGCTCAGTGTTGGCCCATGGTGAGCCACTGAGGAAGAATCTGACTGGACATTCTCCTCCAGGTTGTGTTGTACGTCTTCTCATGATTCACTTATTTTCTGTTTCCCCTTTGGCTCCAGACTGGGACTCTGAGAATGGTTATCGTCATTACCTTTCATGCCTGAAGTGGACCTCCTGTTCAGtatgagtgtgagagtgtgtgtctgtcagagtGTTTCCAAGGAAACAGCAGCCCACGCCGTGTGTGAGTTGGCTGAAGGTCAAGTCAGATTGCTAATGACACTGATCTGTATTCACTGCTGCTTGAGCTGCATACAGCTGAACACTCCTTTCCAAGTTACACATTTCCTAAAAACAGAAACCTCATCTTGTCAACTCTCAACAACGCGTTCTAAGTCTAAGGGACTTGAATATACATTATGATCCCAGGTAGAATGCTACCCTACTGTAAACCTGATGAGCCAGCTCAGGGAGTCTATTTTGACCTGTGTCTAATTGACAAAGGACATCTGAGAACACTAACAGCTACAATGATTCTATTTTAACAACAAAAGCTACACTTCAGCGGAGCTCCCACTGAGGCACAATGCTGGAGGTTAAGCTCTGAGACATATCTGCTGCTGGCTCTTCATTAACAAGATGAAACGCTGGCCCAAATAAGTGACTGGTGCTATATCTTCTACCAAGAACTTTGACCAACCTTTCCCCTGGCTCAGATCTGTGCTGGGTTATAGAGTACTGTAGTGTGTCTCTGACATCGTTTGGTACTAAAGTGTGTGACCATTCTCCCACCTTTTGTCTGTCAGATTTATCTGTGTCCACATCTCTCACTGGTTCCTGTTCTGGTGACCCGGGCCCCTCGCCCACCCTGTCCTGCTTGCTGTCCACAAGgggctgtgaggaggaggagggtggggtggtgggtggTGCTGAGGGGGCGTGGGAGGGCGAGGCCTGGTCAGCACGGAGACGCAGTGCTTCTTGTCTGAGTGTCTCGTTCTCGGAGGCCAGTTCTTGGCGCTCCCGACGTGCGCCCATCAGCTCCTTGGTCAGGGTGTCCAGCCTCTGGCGGAGCTGCCGCACCTCGTCCCGTGCCCGGTTCCTCTCGGAGCGCACCTTGCTCCACTTCTCCCTCCAGTTGGCCGTGCAGTCCGACCACCAGCGCATGGTCTTCTCCATCTGGGCAGCTCGCGCCCTGGCCTCCTCCAGCTCCCTCAGACGTAGCTCCTCACGGCTCTCCCAGTCCCCAGACTCGCCCAGGCCAGGGGAGAGCAGCAGAGGAGGGCTGGAGCTGGGGGTGCCCCCCGTGGGGCTGGGCGTGTGGGTCAGGCTATCAGGAGAGCGGACCCTGTCCAGCCCCAGGCCCAGGCCACAGAGCAGGCCCGCCCCGGACTTAGCGGCCTCGGCCATGTGGGGGCTAGGGGTGTGGTTCATCACAGAGCCGATGATGATCCAGGAAAAAGCAGGAAACACAAGCGATGCTGTGCACTCAGGAGTGCATGGTCATCTTTACTCAGTTGGCTACCTGCAGATTCAAACACAAAACGGAGACACTGGTTAGTTGGACAGTACTCGGGCTGTTGCAGTGACCATATTCCCACCACACctgcggtcacgagtcatgaggACAgccaaattccacatgaccgtttagtcacggtaattagttttctccaagctctgatgctgctggtcattagtag
This genomic interval from Oncorhynchus keta strain PuntledgeMale-10-30-2019 chromosome 2, Oket_V2, whole genome shotgun sequence contains the following:
- the LOC118358499 gene encoding coiled-coil domain-containing protein 102A-like, which produces MNHTPSPHMAEAAKSGAGLLCGLGLGLDRVRSPDSLTHTPSPTGGTPSSSPPLLLSPGLGESGDWESREELRLRELEEARARAAQMEKTMRWWSDCTANWREKWSKVRSERNRARDEVRQLRQRLDTLTKELMGARRERQELASENETLRQEALRLRADQASPSHAPSAPPTTPPSSSSQPLVDSKQDRVGEGPGSPEQEPVRDVDTDKSDRQKELELLESVLRSKAEGPDSWDARSASSLRSALSRQDRSRLLWDDIAAMEEDPGKINALQLRLDESQKVLLKEREDKHALSKSIEKLETELNQWKLKYEEQNKTKQEAMKQLNMLKEIHQDELGRMSEDLEDELGARTSMDKKLAELRAEMERLQVENAAEWGRRERLETEKLALERDNKKLRAQTEDLEEQLARKRRQAASALDTDLKTIQTELFERSKELADMRHIHSKVKKQYQDKMAELAHANRKVEQHETEVKKLRLRVEELKKELGQAEDELDEAHNQTRKLQRSLDEQVEQSENLQVQLEHLQSRLRRQKSPGLFGKMRSARFSPENPDGPPSDPDEEEEELQIQIP